In Bacteroidales bacterium, the DNA window CCGATTGTGAGATCGGCTTTTTTTGTGGGTTATTCTCCCTCCATCTTCCTTAAAAAAGTACTGCGGTAGGAACGGCTAATTGTAAGGCTGCTTCCTTGTATTTCTACATATTCGTTGGTATAAGAAGAAATAGCATTTATAGAAACAATAAAGGAGCGGTGAATTCTGATAAAGGCATTGCTGGGGAGTTTGGCTTCAAGCGCCGTAATGGTTTCTCTTGTGATGATGGTTTGATTTGTGCAATGGAGTTTTA includes these proteins:
- a CDS encoding LytTR family transcriptional regulator → QKYRLENTSIQESEKDYLVVRSDRKMIKINFADILYVESLSDYVKLHCTNQTIITRETITALEAKLPSNAFIRIHRSFIVSINAISSYTNEYVEIQGSSLTISRSYRSTFLRKMEGE